From Oncorhynchus mykiss isolate Arlee chromosome 6, USDA_OmykA_1.1, whole genome shotgun sequence, the proteins below share one genomic window:
- the LOC110525784 gene encoding 28S ribosomal protein S36, mitochondrial isoform X2, with protein sequence MGGKVSSTMAAVGRVVQAVKPHAPLMKFPSREGVPRLSVQETLKTLAVGSPSSPPVVAPPLLSRPPRPVTLLSGTPDSVATVKELPQRYRRRALETDEMDYIQRGGPE encoded by the exons ATGGGTGGCAAAGTCAGTAGCACAATGGCTGCAGTTGGACGGGTGGTACAG GCTGTGAAACCTCATGCTCCGCTAATGAAGTTTCCCAGCAGAGAGGGGGTCCCCAGGCTGAGTG TCCAAGAGACTCTTAAAACATTAGCAGTCGGCTCTCCAAGTTCACCTCCAGTTGTAGCACCGCCGCTGTTATCGAGACCCCCCAGACCTGTCACTCTACTCTCTGGAACCCCAGACAGTGTGGCCACAGTGAAGGAACTCCCCCAGAGATACCGCAGGAGGGCATTGGAAACAGACGAGATGGACTATATTCAG CGTGGTGGACCAGAGTGA
- the LOC110525784 gene encoding 28S ribosomal protein S36, mitochondrial isoform X1, translated as MGGKVSSTMAAVGRVVQVRLSNLDIYRTATTLVTQAVKPHAPLMKFPSREGVPRLSVQETLKTLAVGSPSSPPVVAPPLLSRPPRPVTLLSGTPDSVATVKELPQRYRRRALETDEMDYIQRGGPE; from the exons ATGGGTGGCAAAGTCAGTAGCACAATGGCTGCAGTTGGACGGGTGGTACAGGTACGCTTGTCAAACTTGGATATTTATCGCACTGCAACAACACTTGTAACTCAA GCTGTGAAACCTCATGCTCCGCTAATGAAGTTTCCCAGCAGAGAGGGGGTCCCCAGGCTGAGTG TCCAAGAGACTCTTAAAACATTAGCAGTCGGCTCTCCAAGTTCACCTCCAGTTGTAGCACCGCCGCTGTTATCGAGACCCCCCAGACCTGTCACTCTACTCTCTGGAACCCCAGACAGTGTGGCCACAGTGAAGGAACTCCCCCAGAGATACCGCAGGAGGGCATTGGAAACAGACGAGATGGACTATATTCAG CGTGGTGGACCAGAGTGA